The sequence tctcccaaagaTATAAGTACGAGTTTTGTCCTTTCCATAATGTCACTCAGCATGAGCAGACTTTTCGATGGAATGCCTACAGTGGGATTTTAGGGTGAGGCTTTTAGACCTCTTATGTTTTATCTATGTTGATAATAGACTGTTTTATAGATTTTCAAAAAGAAGGCagttttaaaattgtttcttctATTAGAACACTGTAGGACTCCAGGTGTTATGCATAGAAGTAAATCATCTTGAAATGCTtagatatgtatttttatattttttagaTAAAAAGCAATGTCCTGTTTTAGCTGGAGGTTTATTAATAACCTATGCTGAGTTGAAAGGCTGATATGTTCGTGTGAGAAATCAATGCAATGTGTAATTAATGCTTATATTAACAGAAGTTTCATGTCTTTTaacagttttctctttgttgtgtCAGTTCCTCAGATGGGGCATCAATAACTTCTCTGAGTGCCAAAATGCACCTCTGTGCACAGCAGTCAGTAAACCAGTATGAGATGAAAAGGGTACATCAAATCAGTGAGCTTATGACTAGCAGGTGTAGAGACCAATTGTAGCTGTTTCACCAGCACTAAAAGTCCTATAGGCAAATGGAGTTGCACTCAGTACTAAGACAGCATGATGTGTTTGTTGCAGGATTGATCTGTAAACTATTCTGTTGACCTTAAACAAAGGTTTGTAAGCACAATACTTGGCAAACCAAAAGTTGATTCAAAACTGCTCTCAAAGTAATGTTGGTCTGGCCTGCGGAGCAGCTTGGATAACAAATTTCAGGGTTTGTAAGGTCTTGGCTATAAGGAACGGAAATAATAATGAAGCAAGGAAAATGAGGCATATACAATTAATTTGAACACAATGTAAGGCTATTCCTATATTTCTTCCTGAATTCCATGTTTTCCTTATCAGAAACATAAAgagaggttttgtttttctagaatCTGGCACGAATGGGAAATTGACAACAACACATTTGTTGGAATGTGGATGAGGGAAGGAGACTCATGTGAAACCAAGAGCAGACAGACGAAGGTATAACAACAAAATACCTACATTATGCTGATCTAGACATGTTGACTCTGCAGACAATTTTGTCACTCTACAAACTGAAATATTCCAACCTTGAAGAGAAGAGTTCATAGTTTAAGATataatataaaacaaagatgGATTTCTGTAGCAGGTAGGTGAGTGGATGGAAGTAGTCAGAATTTTACCCTGATGTTAGATACTAAGTTTACTTAGGTACTCTTGTTGGTGacttttaactctttttttttttttctttttttttttccccccatgaTTGAGTGTAAAACTCTGGTATCATCACCACTGCTAGAGACATACAGTGCTTTATAGTTTGtgtcaggaaaaataaattaaaaaatttctttgatTCAAACTGCTAGTCTGTTGTGCGTAAGAACAACCAGCAAAAAGGAAGGAACAGAATTAGGCAGTTAACAACAGTATGCCAAGAAGCTAAGCAAGCCAAGTTCAGAAAGCATGCAGAAAGAATTAAGgaaggaataaaacaaatggaaatagaGTGGCTTCTGCCAGAGAAACCAACTAACTAGCAACAGATTGTGGTCTGAGTacaatttgaaggaaaaagtaaaaattcctgttttgtcaagtatttaaaatgttccttttcaCTTTCAAACAGACTTTGTGCCAAAAACCTGTTCAGCTAGAAGAATGTTTGAGACTTGTTCAATGTGTAGCACATGATTTGTGCAAGTCCTTGGTCATTTTATTCattgaggtttttcttttccactttccATTTCAGTGTGTTGTACAGTTTTAAGGATACAGTTAATTAATCCTCACTTTTCATTTAAACCTCATATTTCCTGGTGACATAGATGTCACCAGGACATCACCAGGTCATAGGTGTCATGAAGGAGATCTAAAGATACTACAAAGTTTGAAACGGGCTCGTTTTCTTGTGGAAGGTGCTTAGATATTACAGTGATGATTGACAACATAATACTTGAGAGAGGTATCTGTGATTGGAGAGAGTGGGTAGAGATAAGGGGCAAAATATCTTAGCCAAGGTTAAAATGTTCTTTGCTGTGATTGAGGTGCCTTGTAAACATGTTTATTTCCCATTAGGACTACAGAAGGAGTTACTGTTCTTGTGTGACTTTAGATATTGTTATTCAGATCTTCCACTGGCATTTTGAACAGACTGGTGCCAAATGTCTAAAGATTAGAACACTTTTATAGTGACCGGATGGCTTTTGTTCTCTGTAACAGTAAAAAGAGGAGCCTGACGTCTAGTACCATAGCCAgaactaagattttttttaaatgaattctgCTTATGTTGGAGGAGGTTCTATGGGGTGTCCTATTCACCCTCCTTTTTACTCTCATTCTTTCCAGATCTGTACTTCTTGGGAGACCAGAGGAAAATGGTAGATGGGGATCATTTCCCATTACAGGAAGGCATCTTCATGTGTTTGAGAAAGTAACTCAATTTCTAAGATGTATTAGCTATGATTTCCTTTCAATTGGTGAAGGCAATGGAAGCTTTGAGACAAGAGTCTACATAGAAGTTCCTCTGTTAGCCTTAGAAGACAGGAAATTGATTGTCACCTGCTTAATGTGGAGGTGTTTCATTCACCTTTGTTTTTACTGATGTTTAGGTTCATCTTGTTTGTGGAAAGAGCAATAAATTGGCTTATGTATCTGAGCCAAGTACTTGTGTCTACTCCCTCACATTCGAGACTCCTCTTGTGTGCCATCCCCACTCTCTTTTGGGTAAGATTTAGGAAGTCATTTTTGCATGAAGGCTTATTACACCAATTtcagtgtgtgtgtttttagGTCTTTTAAAGTTTGTAAGTTGATTTCAAAGAGAATTACATGTAACATAATGCTAAGTGTATTTAAATACCAGTCATTATAGCAGATACATCTTTCTCAATTAAATAGTCATTGCTAATAGAGAACCATTGACTGATACTTGCTGTTTTCTTGGACTAGCCATAGGAATCAGCCCTACAATATCTGCTCatttatatacattaaaaaaatatatacttttgaCAAAGAAATATGGGACCTTCTAGTTGGAAATGAGATAAACTTGGTGACATTCTCCAAAAACATTAAGTCAGTGAATTGGAAGTTTAAAAGTTTGAAATTTAAAGCCAACTCTTGAAAGTTGCATGTGTGCTACCAGAAAAGCCCTTAACTAATAGAAGACACAGtttgcctttcatttttcagtttatcCAACCCTGACTGAAGCACTACAAAGGAAATGGGATGAAGCAGAGCAGTCTCTGTATGATCAACTAATAACTGAGCAggtttgttaattttttttgaaCTCTATTTGTTAAAGAACAATTATTGTCTGATTGCGTTCTGTAGTTTCTTCTCTTGGAacagatgcatttattttgccaTTGGCAGATAGCACTACTTATGCTCTGTGATTGTTTATGAATCAATTGAtaattgtaattttttattttatcttattttatttttacagtgaagCTTGAGGAACTAGGGAAGGTACAGGGAGATGAGTATTAGGTAGATTTATGTACGATAACCTTAGAATCTTTCTTTTGTAGGGAtacaaaaaaatactgaaagagaTTTTTGAGGAAGCAGGACTTCtgaaagcaacagaagaaaaggaagctgagaaacagaataCGAAAACAAGTCTGCAGTTTGAAACAGTGGATATGTGCAATAAGGTACAGAGTATAATATTTACaatgtgaaattaattttccacCTTTTTACTGTATGATTCATAACATAACCTCCATGTTATTATATATCTTCGGAGAGCCAGAGCacctttctgtattttcctttcttaggAATACAAGaaactttctgaagaaataaaaatccttaaAGATTTATTAAGTCAGCACAATATTGCATACAAAGGAAGTTCTGGTGagttttttgtcattttttcgCACTATTTTCTATTCAGAATGAGTATATTATtagatatatatacattatacaTATTGTTTTTGGCTATATGGATTAAGTAATCATACATGCAGGTCTCTGTCAACAGAGATTTTAAAGCATGTCTAGGTCTTGATTCCTGCACATAGGAGACTTCTTTTGCTCCCAGGAAGTCTCTTGATTACTTGACATTGACAAAATACTGCTGTTATCATAATTAAAGTTTGTCTCCAATACTTCATATGCCAAAGAAAATGTGCGTTAAAGCACCCATAGTTCATAAGCATGTTTTATATAACCTTGCTTTATGAATAGTCAGCCACAAGGGCTTCTCCAGGAGCACTTGAAATGCTTTCTGTATCTGAAttgctttcattcttccttAGTCacctcttttcctctgtttgaTTTCTGTTAGATAAGTGTCTCATACAGTTCTGAGAAAGAATGACTGTTGGATGCTGGCTATGAAGTAGCAAAGTTTATCTGGATtaatttcagactttttttttcctccattcctTCTAATCCATCATGCTCATTATTACACGACCTGTTTGTTTGAGGAGTAATTAATTTCCCTGAATTAGATGTATAGCTTGCGTGCTCAGAATTGACACCTCAAGAAACCGACAAGCTTTTGGGTGACATAGCTAACTTCTTCCTGTTTTGAGGAAGTTTCTTTTAACTTGTAGATGACTTCTTCTAGGAAAATCTTTGCAAAATGTGTTATTCACATGTTTTAGCTGCTTAACTCGTGCAGTATTTCTGTCAGCCTGTGTGGTAGCTTATTTAATTATTGCAAATTAGAACTCTAATCAAAAGAACTCGTGGCTTACTCAAGCTGACTTATTTCAAAACTATTCAGTGTGTTCTGTCACAAGaatatttgtttaaatgtgGTAATAACTTCTGTCTTTAACTGAATGTCACAGCTGAAAACACCAGTGTTGAACATGTAAATCACAAATGGACGACTGCAGAGACAACTGTGCTTAACGGGTCAACGAATGCTGAACATCTGCATGGTGGTGCAGGAATTTAGAGTGATGCTGTGTGAAAGAACTTGCGTGGTAAACAGCAATTTGATACGGAATGTCAAGCAAGTCGAATGTGTATCACGACACTATGATGATTTAACTCTTGTGGATATTCTTTACTTCCTCAATTTCTGTCCTAAAGCAGAGGCAACAgtggaatgtcagtgccatctACTGACACCAGCCGACGAGTTTCAGAAAACACTGATGAGAGTAATTTGAGGCTGCTGTGGAGCCAAGGTTTACAGATTGTATCTCCGTTCTCagcttcattattttctttaatacagCGTGCTAAGAGGCAGCGTAAATACAGAACAGCCCCAGAGCACTGCTCTGAGGTGTTGTACAAAAGGTATTGGGCAGTATTCAGAACGTGCTATTTCATCTGTATGCTAAACCAAAGGTTTTCTTATCAGACTTTAGGGAAAGTCATGAATAAATAATGCACAGAATGCATCCAGCTCCGCTCAGAGGCTGGTGTGATCTGTGGATAAGGTGACTGCTGCTTAGGAGCTGGAGAGCTGCGCTGAAAACACTCGATTGTTACAGAAGAGTAGTTGTGTGAATACGCTGCAGTTCTCTGTCACGGAATAAAACGGATTGTTCTCCCACAACCTGTGGAAACTTGTGAAAGCCGGCTGCACCCAGCGCGCCCCCCCACCACTGC comes from Meleagris gallopavo isolate NT-WF06-2002-E0010 breed Aviagen turkey brand Nicholas breeding stock chromosome 16, Turkey_5.1, whole genome shotgun sequence and encodes:
- the GNPTG gene encoding N-acetylglucosamine-1-phosphotransferase subunit gamma — encoded protein: MKIVEEPNTFGLNNPFLPQTNRLQPKMPPSAISGPVHLFRLAGKCFSFVESTYKYEFCPFHNVTQHEQTFRWNAYSGILGIWHEWEIDNNTFVGMWMREGDSCETKSRQTKVHLVCGKSNKLAYVSEPSTCVYSLTFETPLVCHPHSLLVYPTLTEALQRKWDEAEQSLYDQLITEQGYKKILKEIFEEAGLLKATEEKEAEKQNTKTSLQFETVDMCNKEYKKLSEEIKILKDLLSQHNIAYKGSSAENTSVEHVNHKWTTAETTVLNGSTNAEHLHGGAGI